The following are encoded together in the Spiroplasma apis B31 genome:
- a CDS encoding IS3 family transposase: MIRNGEWGFKKVQWTDGEFRKKIIKYYKTIDKYNNKYTVLSLCKLFNVTRASYYRWCGKNKPDYEIKIDMDLAYKIKNIFMINNGIYGAPRIKIILNNQGIVVSQSKVARIMKLFNLYSVIRIKKMYRKPKEVKKITYGPNHVNRNWSLYSKNELWVTDITYIPFNKKFAYLSVLKDANTGFIVGHEVSLKNDIDIYRKTLEKASLHRQDLSKKLIIHSDNGNQYTSIFAKRYAKKNNIIISLSRPGNSIDNGMCETFFSSLKEEWKIKLKQDEFLKLKLAIDNYIEFYNYERIMIKHKSPPAYAYLDFKLWKKILQTWLKYSYKKHFVYLTKYIY; encoded by the coding sequence ATGATTAGAAATGGAGAATGAGGTTTTAAAAAAGTTCAATGAACTGATGGAGAATTCAGAAAAAAAATTATAAAGTATTACAAAACTATAGATAAATATAATAACAAATACACGGTTCTTTCTTTATGTAAATTATTTAATGTCACAAGAGCGAGTTATTATCGCTGATGTGGTAAAAATAAACCGGATTATGAAATAAAAATAGATATGGACTTAGCATATAAAATAAAAAATATATTCATGATAAACAATGGCATTTATGGTGCACCCAGAATAAAAATAATTTTAAATAATCAAGGCATAGTAGTAAGTCAATCTAAAGTTGCAAGAATAATGAAATTATTTAATTTATATTCAGTTATAAGAATAAAAAAGATGTATAGAAAACCGAAAGAAGTCAAAAAAATAACTTATGGTCCTAATCATGTTAATAGAAATTGATCTTTGTATTCAAAAAATGAGCTTTGAGTTACAGATATTACATATATACCTTTCAATAAAAAATTTGCATATTTAAGTGTTTTGAAAGACGCAAACACTGGATTCATAGTAGGTCATGAGGTATCTTTAAAAAATGACATAGATATTTACAGAAAAACACTTGAGAAAGCTTCGCTTCATAGACAAGATCTATCTAAGAAACTTATTATCCATTCTGATAACGGAAATCAATATACATCTATATTTGCAAAGCGTTATGCTAAAAAAAATAATATTATAATATCATTATCTAGACCAGGTAATTCTATTGATAATGGGATGTGTGAAACCTTTTTTTCATCATTAAAAGAAGAGTGAAAAATAAAACTAAAGCAGGATGAGTTTCTCAAGTTGAAATTAGCAATCGACAATTATATAGAATTTTACAATTATGAAAGAATAATGATTAAACACAAGAGCCCTCCAGCATATGCTTATTTAGATTTCAAATTATGAAAAAAAATACTTCAAACTTGGTTGAAGTATTCTTATAAAAAACATTTTGTATACTTGACAAAATATATTTACTAG
- the coaD gene encoding pantetheine-phosphate adenylyltransferase: MKAIYPGSFDPFHEGHLEVLKKACKLFEVVYIVITKNIFKNTNPNLSSRRSQIEESVKGLGNCIVLENKDVLTGEFARNLGVNYLIRGIRDKSDLDYEIELADANKKIFHDLETILFIADTNKREISSTRLKEINDYKYK, encoded by the coding sequence ATGAAAGCAATTTACCCAGGTAGTTTTGACCCTTTTCATGAAGGACATTTAGAGGTGTTAAAAAAAGCCTGCAAGCTTTTTGAAGTTGTCTATATTGTAATAACTAAAAACATTTTTAAAAATACAAACCCTAACCTTTCGAGTAGAAGATCTCAAATAGAAGAAAGTGTAAAAGGTTTGGGGAATTGTATAGTTTTAGAAAACAAGGATGTTTTGACGGGTGAATTTGCCCGGAACTTAGGTGTAAACTACTTAATTAGAGGAATAAGAGATAAAAGTGACCTTGACTATGAAATAGAATTAGCAGATGCGAATAAAAAAATATTTCATGATTTAGAAACAATCTTGTTTATAGCTGATACAAACAAAAGAGAAATTTCTTCGACACGTTTGAAAGAAATTAACGATTATAAATATAAGTAA
- the rplM gene encoding 50S ribosomal protein L13, whose amino-acid sequence MKQTTLIKTADIAKKWYVVDATDAILGRLSTEVATILRGKHKPTFTPHINNGDHVIVINAEKVVLTGKKENDKNYYHHSMHPGGLKSRNVKTQRQLFPERIVERAVRLMLPKNVQGSNQYRALHVYAGPEHPHQAQNPEVLVLSSKKGDNK is encoded by the coding sequence ATGAAACAAACTACACTAATTAAAACGGCAGACATTGCCAAAAAGTGATATGTAGTTGACGCAACTGATGCAATTTTAGGTAGATTATCTACTGAGGTTGCAACAATATTAAGAGGAAAACACAAACCAACTTTTACACCACACATCAATAATGGAGATCATGTAATTGTTATAAATGCTGAAAAAGTAGTCTTAACTGGAAAAAAAGAAAATGACAAGAATTATTATCATCACTCAATGCACCCAGGTGGATTGAAATCAAGAAATGTTAAAACTCAACGTCAATTGTTTCCAGAAAGAATTGTGGAAAGAGCTGTTCGTCTAATGTTACCAAAAAATGTTCAAGGTTCAAACCAGTATCGTGCATTGCATGTTTATGCAGGCCCAGAACATCCACATCAGGCACAAAATCCAGAAGTTTTAGTGTTAAGTTCAAAAAAAGGAGATAATAAATAA
- a CDS encoding acetate kinase encodes MILIVNAGSSSIKFKLFDTSNLNNPISIVEGIAERINVDGRLIIKTKTDKFEFDDSMKNHDDAVQSILVRFKELNLIKDFDDIKGIGFRVVHGGNKILRSVELTEENKKIIEENIKLAPLHNPGALTAITAFEKKLGRAKLVGCFDTAFHQTMPRENYLYATPYSWFKDFSLRKYGFHGISYQYITEKMSEVLKKDKENLNLIVCHLGNGASMCCIKEGKSFDTTMGLTPLAGLIMGTRTGDIDPSILQYMAKQLDKNVEEITDILNKKSGILGLSGISSDMRDITEAIQNGDKQATMALDLYTQKIADFIIKYTNQLNGSVDAIVFTAGIGENAADVRSGVIDKINIIPLDIDEDQNLKSYDEHLEISSAKSLYKILKMRTDEELMICKETLKFL; translated from the coding sequence ATGATTTTAATAGTAAATGCAGGAAGTAGTTCTATAAAGTTTAAGCTTTTTGATACTTCAAACTTAAATAATCCTATATCTATAGTAGAGGGGATAGCAGAAAGAATTAATGTTGATGGTAGGTTGATTATCAAAACAAAAACCGATAAGTTTGAATTCGATGATTCAATGAAAAATCACGACGATGCTGTTCAATCTATACTAGTAAGATTCAAAGAGTTAAACTTAATAAAAGATTTTGATGATATAAAGGGAATTGGTTTCAGAGTAGTTCATGGTGGAAATAAGATTTTAAGATCTGTTGAACTTACAGAAGAAAATAAAAAAATAATCGAGGAAAATATCAAACTAGCACCATTACATAACCCTGGGGCTCTCACAGCAATTACAGCTTTTGAAAAGAAACTGGGTAGGGCAAAACTTGTGGGTTGTTTTGATACCGCTTTTCATCAAACTATGCCAAGAGAAAACTATTTATATGCAACTCCCTATTCTTGATTTAAAGATTTCTCCCTAAGAAAATACGGTTTTCACGGAATTAGTTATCAATATATAACCGAAAAAATGTCCGAGGTATTAAAAAAAGATAAGGAAAATTTAAACTTAATTGTATGCCATTTAGGTAACGGTGCTAGCATGTGTTGTATTAAAGAGGGTAAATCTTTTGATACAACTATGGGTTTAACACCCCTAGCAGGTCTTATAATGGGAACAAGAACCGGTGACATTGATCCATCAATTTTACAATATATGGCTAAACAGTTGGACAAGAATGTTGAAGAGATAACTGACATACTAAACAAAAAGTCTGGTATATTAGGTCTTTCGGGAATATCTAGTGATATGAGAGACATAACAGAAGCCATTCAAAATGGAGACAAACAAGCCACAATGGCATTAGATTTATATACGCAAAAAATTGCTGATTTCATCATTAAGTATACAAATCAGTTAAACGGGAGTGTTGATGCAATTGTGTTTACAGCTGGAATTGGCGAGAATGCTGCAGATGTAAGAAGCGGAGTAATAGACAAAATTAACATCATACCGTTGGATATAGATGAAGATCAAAATTTAAAATCTTATGATGAACATTTAGAAATATCATCGGCTAAATCATTATACAAAATACTCAAAATGCGTACTGATGAAGAGTTAATGATTTGCAAGGAAACTTTAAAATTTTTATAA
- the pta gene encoding phosphate acetyltransferase — MYSISDLNVLIKKNKNKKTIVFPEGTETEIVQVANKIIEEELANVILLYDNKNEIPSTLNSKIKTYIVGEVDKSMVNLLMEIRKGKITEEEALNLVTKRNYFGALLVKLGEADCMVCGLSYTTADTLRPTLQIIKTSDSYSIASSVLILSKDEEQIIFTDCALNVDPSPRQLAEISVMAANFAKDMNVKDVQVSLLSYSTNSSGSGQMVEKVKEAVNILNEKTNNDFIFDGEMQFDSAYVKKVRDKKYSCSKITKEKPDVMVFPDLNSGNIGYKIAQRMGGYKASGPFILGLNKPVNDLSRGATFQDIYETSIVTLFQALQRNGEIN; from the coding sequence ATGTATTCTATAAGTGACTTAAACGTTTTAATAAAAAAAAATAAAAATAAAAAGACTATCGTTTTTCCTGAGGGAACAGAAACAGAGATAGTTCAAGTGGCAAACAAAATTATAGAAGAAGAACTTGCAAATGTTATATTGCTTTACGACAATAAGAATGAAATACCTAGTACTTTAAATAGCAAAATAAAAACTTATATCGTTGGAGAAGTTGACAAGTCTATGGTTAATCTCTTAATGGAGATAAGAAAAGGAAAGATTACAGAAGAAGAAGCATTAAATTTAGTTACAAAAAGAAATTATTTTGGAGCATTACTTGTTAAGTTAGGAGAGGCTGATTGTATGGTTTGTGGTTTGAGTTACACTACTGCAGATACTTTAAGACCTACATTACAAATCATAAAAACTTCTGATAGTTATTCTATTGCTTCTTCAGTTCTTATTCTTTCAAAAGACGAAGAACAAATAATCTTTACTGATTGTGCATTAAATGTAGACCCATCACCAAGACAGCTTGCTGAGATTTCTGTTATGGCCGCAAACTTTGCTAAAGATATGAACGTTAAGGATGTCCAGGTATCCTTATTAAGTTACTCAACTAATTCATCTGGTAGTGGTCAAATGGTAGAGAAAGTAAAAGAGGCTGTCAATATATTGAATGAAAAAACCAATAATGATTTTATTTTTGATGGTGAAATGCAATTCGATTCCGCCTATGTAAAAAAGGTAAGAGATAAAAAATATTCATGCTCAAAAATTACTAAAGAAAAACCGGATGTTATGGTTTTTCCAGACCTAAATTCTGGGAATATTGGCTATAAAATCGCACAAAGAATGGGAGGATACAAAGCATCCGGCCCCTTTATATTAGGTTTGAATAAGCCTGTAAATGATCTTTCAAGAGGAGCCACATTTCAGGATATATATGAAACATCCATAGTAACACTTTTTCAAGCCTTACAAAGAAATGGAGAAATTAATTAA
- the truA gene encoding tRNA pseudouridine(38-40) synthase TruA: protein MKNYYVFTLEYDGTDFCGWAKQSNQKTIQGALEKAIFKVTKGTSFRLVGASKTDSGVHAKDQKVWIELDFKPIFPGFIRAINSSLPLGIMIKDFESVDASFKVRNCKEKIYKYIIKTNKRSVFEDRFYYVPKRPLNFEKLNEALKLFIGEHDFINFSGLTKLEADVINTKREIKDITLKFSKDIYTIEFVAKGFIRYQIRMILGAAFAYALNKIEKSDIIKVLNKEANKLPYIADPRGLILYKITY, encoded by the coding sequence ATGAAGAATTACTATGTTTTCACCTTAGAATATGATGGAACAGATTTTTGTGGATGAGCAAAACAATCAAACCAAAAAACAATACAAGGAGCTTTAGAAAAAGCTATCTTCAAAGTTACAAAAGGTACGAGTTTTAGACTAGTCGGGGCTTCTAAAACAGATTCTGGAGTACACGCAAAGGACCAAAAAGTTTGAATAGAACTAGATTTTAAACCCATTTTTCCTGGTTTTATAAGAGCTATAAATAGTTCATTACCACTCGGAATAATGATTAAGGACTTTGAATCTGTGGACGCTTCTTTTAAGGTAAGAAACTGTAAAGAAAAAATATATAAATACATTATCAAAACTAATAAAAGATCGGTTTTTGAAGACCGCTTTTATTATGTTCCAAAGAGACCCTTAAACTTCGAAAAACTAAACGAAGCATTAAAGTTATTTATTGGAGAGCACGATTTTATCAATTTTTCAGGTCTAACAAAGTTAGAGGCCGATGTAATAAATACTAAACGTGAAATAAAAGATATAACACTAAAGTTTTCAAAGGACATTTATACAATTGAGTTTGTAGCGAAAGGTTTCATAAGATATCAAATTAGGATGATCCTTGGAGCAGCATTTGCATATGCATTAAACAAGATTGAGAAATCAGATATAATCAAAGTCCTTAATAAGGAAGCTAATAAACTCCCATACATTGCAGACCCAAGGGGACTAATTTTGTATAAAATTACATATTAA
- the adhE gene encoding bifunctional acetaldehyde-CoA/alcohol dehydrogenase gives MQMEKLSKIFKEAQKAYEEFSSFSQEKVDKIFKAAAIAANENRIALAKMAKQETGMGIIEDKILKNHYASEFIYNKFKDLQTVGTFYSDNSLGIEKVYEPIGVIGAVIPTTNPTSTAIFKCLLAIKTRNCIIISPHPGAKRSTIEASRIVLEAAIKAGAPKGFIGWVDEPSLEKTEYVMKNSNIILATGGPGMVKSAYCSGVPAIGVGSGNAPAIIDDTANIDMATSSIIQSNTFDNGVVCATENSLIVIDTIYEKVIKSFESKNTYIVRTEEEKQKFRKAMFKEGKFGLLNSELVGQNAQKVAELVGIKIPKNIRFILVEAEDTSYKEALAHEKLSTYASIYKANNIESAVEKARDILKMGPGHTASLWTDLNKQKKSLELFKTLNPGRLLINQPSAFGGIGDMYNFGLEPSLTLGCGTHGGNSFSENVGPLNLLNIKTVVERRDNMQWLRIPERIYHKFGSLSVALEDLKEWGTQKVYIVTDKIINQLYGKKITSVLDTMKIKYAIFDRVEPNPMLSTTEAGAKEMALFAPDVIIGFGGGSSMDAAKLMWLMYENDGDKLNFAELSLTFADIRKRIVKYPNTGKKAKMICIPTTSGTGSEVTPFSVITDDKNHKKYPLADYSLTPQMAIIDPELTLSVPKNATNAPALDALTHCMEAYVSIMATDYTDGYAVQGAQNILNYFSRAYHNGTNDREAREKVMNGATFAGISFANAFLGIVHSLSHKVGGYHGVVHGAANAILLPYVIRYNAGCIIDGGKQTYFSQFETQNSLEKYAKMARHLNINGKTNEELVDGLIMAIQSLTKEVELHSSFKMYGVDENKFLESLDSMAEDAFDDQCTGANPRYPLIEDIKNIYLDAYYGKPIKKLGKDK, from the coding sequence ATGCAAATGGAAAAGTTATCTAAAATATTCAAGGAAGCACAAAAAGCTTACGAAGAGTTTTCATCTTTCTCTCAGGAGAAAGTCGACAAAATATTCAAGGCAGCTGCTATTGCGGCTAATGAAAACAGAATTGCTTTAGCAAAAATGGCAAAGCAAGAAACTGGTATGGGTATTATTGAAGACAAAATATTAAAAAATCATTATGCAAGTGAGTTCATCTATAATAAATTTAAAGATTTACAAACTGTAGGTACATTTTACTCTGATAATAGTCTTGGTATCGAGAAAGTATATGAACCAATAGGAGTGATAGGTGCTGTTATACCTACTACAAACCCAACATCTACTGCCATTTTTAAGTGTTTGTTAGCAATCAAAACTAGAAATTGTATCATTATTTCACCACATCCAGGTGCTAAAAGAAGTACGATTGAAGCCAGCCGAATAGTCTTAGAGGCAGCAATAAAAGCCGGTGCACCAAAAGGCTTTATTGGTTGAGTAGATGAACCTTCATTAGAAAAAACTGAGTATGTTATGAAAAATTCAAATATTATTTTAGCAACCGGAGGTCCGGGTATGGTGAAATCAGCATACTGTTCTGGGGTACCTGCAATTGGTGTTGGTTCAGGAAATGCACCAGCCATTATAGATGATACTGCCAATATCGATATGGCTACATCATCAATTATTCAATCTAATACTTTTGATAACGGGGTTGTTTGTGCTACTGAGAATTCCTTGATAGTTATAGATACTATATACGAAAAAGTTATTAAGTCATTTGAAAGTAAAAATACTTATATAGTAAGAACTGAAGAAGAAAAACAAAAGTTTCGAAAAGCAATGTTCAAAGAAGGTAAATTTGGTCTACTTAACTCTGAATTAGTGGGGCAAAACGCACAAAAAGTAGCTGAACTTGTTGGTATTAAAATTCCAAAAAATATTAGATTTATTCTGGTTGAAGCGGAAGACACTTCTTACAAAGAAGCGTTGGCTCATGAGAAATTATCAACCTATGCTTCAATCTATAAAGCAAATAATATAGAAAGTGCCGTTGAAAAAGCTAGGGACATATTAAAGATGGGTCCTGGTCATACAGCTTCGTTATGAACAGACTTAAACAAGCAAAAAAAATCACTCGAGCTTTTTAAAACTTTGAACCCTGGTAGATTGCTTATAAATCAACCATCTGCATTCGGAGGAATTGGAGATATGTATAACTTTGGTTTAGAGCCAAGTTTAACACTTGGTTGTGGTACTCACGGGGGCAATTCGTTCTCTGAAAATGTAGGTCCTTTAAACTTATTAAATATCAAAACTGTTGTAGAAAGAAGGGATAATATGCAATGGTTAAGAATACCTGAGAGAATCTATCATAAGTTTGGTTCACTAAGTGTTGCACTTGAAGATCTTAAAGAATGAGGGACTCAGAAAGTTTATATAGTAACAGACAAAATCATTAATCAATTATATGGTAAAAAAATAACTTCTGTATTAGACACAATGAAAATAAAATATGCTATTTTTGATAGGGTTGAACCAAATCCAATGCTTTCTACAACTGAGGCAGGTGCAAAAGAAATGGCACTATTTGCACCAGATGTTATCATTGGCTTTGGTGGTGGTTCATCAATGGATGCCGCTAAACTAATGTGATTGATGTATGAAAATGATGGCGATAAACTAAACTTTGCTGAATTATCATTAACATTTGCAGACATAAGAAAAAGAATTGTTAAGTATCCAAACACAGGAAAAAAAGCTAAGATGATTTGTATACCCACAACATCTGGAACTGGTTCAGAAGTCACACCATTTTCTGTAATCACTGATGATAAAAATCATAAAAAATATCCTTTGGCTGATTATTCATTAACACCGCAAATGGCAATCATTGACCCTGAATTAACATTGTCAGTACCAAAAAACGCAACGAATGCACCTGCATTAGATGCTTTGACTCATTGTATGGAAGCCTATGTATCAATTATGGCTACGGATTACACTGATGGTTACGCCGTACAAGGTGCTCAAAATATATTAAACTATTTTTCTAGAGCTTATCATAACGGAACAAATGATAGAGAAGCGCGTGAGAAGGTTATGAACGGTGCAACTTTTGCTGGGATATCATTTGCAAATGCTTTCTTAGGAATTGTTCACTCTTTATCACATAAAGTTGGAGGTTACCACGGTGTTGTCCATGGCGCAGCAAATGCAATCTTACTACCCTATGTAATAAGATATAATGCTGGTTGTATTATAGATGGCGGAAAACAAACTTATTTCTCTCAGTTCGAAACACAAAACTCTCTTGAGAAGTATGCTAAAATGGCAAGACATTTAAATATTAATGGTAAAACTAATGAGGAACTAGTTGACGGATTAATAATGGCCATACAATCATTAACAAAAGAAGTAGAGTTACATTCATCTTTTAAAATGTATGGAGTAGACGAAAACAAATTCTTAGAATCATTGGATAGTATGGCAGAGGATGCATTTGACGACCAATGTACTGGTGCTAATCCAAGATACCCCTTGATAGAAGATATCAAAAATATTTATTTAGATGCATATTATGGAAAACCCATTAAAAAGTTAGGGAAAGATAAATAG
- a CDS encoding Pr6Pr family membrane protein: MKINRNLEFSIKMVLLIFMIAFLILDFLFQIYIPKKNVSSLPTIERLNIYYSFFTTQSNYLVVFYLIFALCLKEAYNKKPPFGIELAITVYITTTMFVFWLGLVSSKDEFGSYQKANWVSTIILHLIIPSIMIYYFMISSGDYYYSFREHGKLSMYGITLYPLGYLCYAMIRGEYRFRLYGPKFFSNIYTYNNGHWVSSWEKIFGDKAGSIQNANPYTSQMWFPYWFMNLHTNYTLKDVNGNVWFPTNNISQTHAILIFALACFCISAIVITAQLFYLNWNNKKFYRWHDINENLLSKEEHDYRIKIEKLNKKNMMFYLKILLIHTNTELRNWKTSLKTLSKTERKKKLEEYKSELKKTRVNERLQKSKTRLEAKRNKEALNDLLNTLSTMDRSFVKHNLREAKRLQKLVKKGVLISNNDYKRYEQIIESLQNKDNKKMP; this comes from the coding sequence GTGAAGATAAATAGAAATTTAGAGTTTTCAATAAAAATGGTTCTTTTAATTTTTATGATTGCGTTTTTGATACTTGATTTTTTATTTCAAATATATATTCCTAAAAAAAATGTATCAAGTTTACCGACAATAGAAAGATTGAATATATATTACTCTTTCTTTACTACTCAATCAAATTATTTAGTTGTTTTTTACTTAATTTTTGCATTGTGCTTAAAGGAAGCGTATAATAAAAAACCTCCATTCGGTATCGAACTTGCTATCACAGTATATATTACAACTACTATGTTTGTTTTTTGACTTGGTTTAGTCTCATCAAAAGATGAGTTTGGGTCTTATCAAAAAGCTAATTGAGTTTCAACAATTATCCTACACTTGATAATTCCTTCTATAATGATTTATTATTTCATGATATCTTCTGGTGACTATTATTATAGTTTCCGAGAACATGGTAAATTATCAATGTATGGGATAACTCTTTACCCATTAGGTTATCTTTGTTACGCCATGATTCGTGGAGAATATAGATTCAGGTTATACGGACCAAAATTCTTCTCGAATATATATACTTATAACAATGGTCACTGAGTTAGCAGTTGGGAAAAAATATTTGGAGATAAAGCAGGTTCAATTCAAAATGCCAATCCCTATACTTCTCAAATGTGATTTCCGTATTGGTTTATGAATTTGCATACTAACTATACTTTAAAAGATGTAAATGGTAATGTTTGATTCCCAACTAATAATATTTCCCAAACACACGCAATTCTGATTTTTGCTTTAGCTTGCTTTTGCATTAGTGCAATTGTTATCACTGCACAATTGTTCTATTTAAATTGAAATAACAAAAAGTTTTATCGTTGACATGATATAAATGAGAATCTTCTTTCAAAAGAAGAACACGATTATAGAATAAAAATCGAAAAGTTAAACAAGAAAAATATGATGTTTTATTTAAAAATATTATTAATACATACAAATACTGAGTTGAGAAACTGAAAAACTTCTTTAAAAACTCTTAGTAAAACAGAGAGAAAAAAGAAGTTAGAGGAATATAAGAGCGAGCTTAAAAAAACACGAGTTAACGAAAGATTGCAAAAAAGCAAAACTCGATTAGAAGCGAAGCGGAATAAAGAAGCGTTGAATGATCTATTAAATACTCTTAGCACAATGGATAGGAGTTTCGTAAAACATAACTTAAGGGAAGCTAAGAGATTGCAAAAACTTGTGAAAAAAGGAGTCCTTATTTCAAACAATGATTACAAAAGGTATGAGCAAATTATTGAAAGTTTACAAAATAAAGACAATAAAAAAATGCCCTAG
- the rpsI gene encoding 30S ribosomal protein S9 — protein sequence MAIKKNEAMYRGTGRRKSSVAQVILTPGNGEIIVNGLKALDFFPYATLVQEMELPLVATGTKEDFSIRVMVKGGGFTGQAGAARLGIARALLEASKDYKAELRSKGLLTRDARVKERKKYGLYGARRAPQFSKR from the coding sequence ATGGCAATAAAGAAAAATGAAGCAATGTACAGAGGTACAGGTAGAAGAAAATCTTCTGTTGCCCAAGTTATTTTAACTCCTGGAAATGGTGAAATAATCGTTAATGGCTTAAAAGCTCTAGACTTTTTCCCATACGCAACATTAGTACAAGAAATGGAATTACCACTTGTGGCAACTGGAACAAAAGAAGACTTTTCAATTAGAGTTATGGTTAAAGGTGGAGGTTTCACAGGTCAAGCTGGAGCGGCCCGTTTAGGTATAGCAAGAGCACTTTTAGAGGCAAGTAAGGATTACAAAGCAGAACTAAGAAGCAAAGGCTTGTTAACTCGTGACGCTCGTGTTAAAGAACGTAAAAAGTATGGTTTATATGGAGCTCGTAGAGCGCCTCAATTCTCAAAACGTTAA
- a CDS encoding type III pantothenate kinase — MRLLMIDIGNTTVDIRLWDSETNITSEVFKALSKSNEYRSSNIIIKKIESLKLSFDAVIYVSVVPQWNDVVRALAHKKKVKLYNVREEKLVTNETFLVDDVRRIGADFIANYFGTLNSYNYKNFIIVSMGTATTLSIINDKKFVGTTISPGLESGMKGLIQNCALLEKQDYTLSNLNFGKNTFDAISVGTYNGHYLMVKGLLKELTNFMNIDGVIFTGGYALTYKKNIETDKFIYDESLIFKGLISIFLSLNKK; from the coding sequence ATGAGACTTTTAATGATTGATATTGGAAATACAACTGTTGATATTAGATTGTGAGACTCAGAAACCAACATTACTAGCGAGGTATTCAAAGCATTATCTAAAAGTAATGAATACCGTTCTTCAAATATTATTATCAAAAAAATAGAAAGCTTAAAACTTTCTTTTGATGCTGTAATATACGTTTCAGTGGTACCTCAATGAAACGATGTTGTTAGAGCACTAGCACATAAGAAAAAAGTTAAATTATATAATGTTAGAGAAGAAAAGTTAGTTACAAACGAGACTTTTTTAGTAGACGACGTTAGAAGAATTGGTGCTGACTTTATTGCTAATTATTTTGGAACCCTTAATAGTTACAACTATAAAAATTTTATTATCGTATCAATGGGTACCGCGACAACTTTATCGATTATTAATGATAAGAAATTTGTTGGTACAACAATTTCACCAGGTCTGGAATCAGGGATGAAAGGATTAATTCAAAATTGTGCATTATTAGAGAAACAAGATTATACATTATCTAACTTAAATTTTGGAAAAAACACATTTGACGCTATAAGTGTCGGAACCTATAACGGCCATTATTTAATGGTAAAAGGGCTTCTAAAAGAACTTACCAATTTCATGAATATTGATGGTGTTATATTTACGGGCGGATACGCCCTAACATATAAGAAAAATATCGAAACGGATAAGTTCATATATGACGAATCACTCATTTTTAAGGGTCTTATATCAATCTTCTTGAGTCTCAACAAAAAGTAA